A window of Glycine soja cultivar W05 chromosome 2, ASM419377v2, whole genome shotgun sequence genomic DNA:
TACGTGGAGAGCCCGCAAATCACACAACACTGCCTTTGTGAAAACGCCCACCACACCACTGGGTTGGGTTGTTTGTGCGTCGCGAACTCGCGGTTCATATTCACTGCCTGCGTATGGGCACGGGGCACCTCttcaaattattgttttaaaatttattcaatttgacccttttttattttattttttcatatatctatttaaaaaataataatttaatgttcATATACTAGCcgtctaaaattaaaattaattttagccaTCATAAcatgtaaaactattttataatattaatacattatctattttcttaaaaacaaacaattccATTCAAAAGagtttcaaataaattataaacacatttttcatcaaaaattcactagataaaatttaaaatttttaattgtaaaaaaaaaaaactaatcctTTTAATATTCATGTTGACTTTCtaacaaaattgataaaaattcaCGAGTATTAACAATATGAGAATATCATAGGTATAATATAATTAGGAAAAAGATCTACTTATTCAAATACTTCATTTAATATCAATAAGTCGTTGATTTGAGTGATTTTAGTCTCGAGTATAAatcttatggataaaaaaagatGTGATTGGGAGAGGAGATCCCACTAAAAgtgttgtttaaaatttaacatacatatttattaattattaactcTTACCATATGATTAATTGAATACTTAAAGCTTAGGtgttgtttttttcattttcttcttgaatattaataatattatatttttaaaatgttttggtTTCAAACAACAAATACAAACCTTATGAAGTAAACCATTAGGGTGAGTTTAGAGGTAGGGGTTAGGGTAAAAGTATGAGGTCTTAGATTCAATCGTCATTGTACAcccaaaatacaaataaaaaactcaTGATATAAGAGTTTTGTGAATTGGTTCAATTAGGATTGTctaacaaagaataaaaaacacaaactaaGCCAACTCAATACTACTTAGTTGGTTTGGACATCTAACACCCAAAACCCAACCCAACTAAACCTGATTGCATCCCTAACTAGATCAACCTCAAATGTAAACTGAGACTATGcataaggcttttactaaagaATGTCTACGTCTTAGGTGGAACAATCTTTGTTGCAAAGTGAAGCCAAGCCTAAGGCTTTGTTAAAGAATGCCTAAGTCTTAGCTGGATGGACCTTCATTTCAAAGTGAAGTTATGTTTAGGGTTTTTACTGAAGAAAACCTAGGCTTAATTGGACTGACCTCTAATGTGAAGTGGTGTCATGCCTAAGGCTTGTATTAAAAAGTGGCTAGGTTTACTTACCTTTATTATGGACTGCGGAGTAAGGCCATGCTTAAGGATTTTGATGAATAGTGCTTAAGACTTAGCTAGATCGATCTCTACTTCAAAGTGAGGTCATGCCTAAGGCTTTTGTTGGAGAGTGCCTAAGCTTAACTAGGTCAACCTCCATGGCAAAATGAGGTCATCCTTAAGACTTTTATTGAAAAGTGCTTAGGTCTTAATTAGTCGACCTATGTTGAGAAGTGAAGTCATGCTTAGGGCTTTTCAAAAGAATGCCTAAGTCTTAATTGGACTAACATTTTATGCAGAGAAAGGTCATACCTTGTACATACTAAAATGTTaaatgtaaaaagaataaaaaaatgataattaaaccTCTAACTCTCAAGTCACGAAATATCAACTCTATCTTTACATCAAGGTTGTGAGCCAATCTAGCCCACCACAAGTTTTAGCCATATTAAGTTGTTAAATATTAGCTCACCACAAATATAGGTTAAATTAAACCTAGTCACTTAGTTTGCGACTCACCCAAGTTAAACTTGTGGCTCATGGGTTGggattttattatgtaaaaaaattcactttatTGGTCTCTAATAATCTCGCattcttatttgttttttgtctctTCCAATATTTACAATATCTCAATTTTGACTTGAACGATGAACCGAACTTTAGGAGGGTGGCCACTAATAGAGAAATGCTTAATAATTCTGAATTCATTAATAGAAAGAAACAACTTATCATTAGAGATGTTATCTGACATTGAGAATTCAACATGGATTAAGTTGATGGTGgtgttgaaattttatttatatgactGTTCACAAATTATCTatcctcaattttttaaaacttaacagTAAacagaaatattaaataatttgaattcaACACAGTTAATCATTGATATTGTGTGAGTGTAATATAGTGCCCTCACTAGCCATTGTTATGACCAATAGTCTAagaataatatttgattttcaatttaaaaatagtatatatatatatatatatattataacataataataatattaacgtTAAATAACATGTGAACAGGTCAGGTCAATAGGTTTATAAATTAAAGCCcataattcaatttaaaaatcaatgaatttgaataaattggTTGACATTAAAATACACAAAATACTCAACTAAACTGATTTTGATCAATTCAGGCTTATGAATGATCCATGAACATCCTAGATTGAAAAGGACTTTTTTGTTCCTGAACCTAGCTCGGTTTCGGGCATGCCAAATGCTCCAAGGGATGTGAGTGATGGCAGATCAGAGGGCAAATCAATCAACGCTTGTGAGAACCACTTGTCGGTCCAGGAATTTAATTATGCTTTTCCCATCTTCTGAAGTCCAGAAACTTCCATCCAATGTTGTTGGCAAAATTGTTGTAAACCAGGCCAAATAGAAGACTTtgcatagtatatatatatatatatatatatatatatatatatatcccaaTGGCTTATTATTTCTAACGAACCTTGCTCTTAAAAGCTTAGCCCACCAGTTAGAGTTGGAGGCAAATAGTTCCCAACTGAGTTTAAGCATAGAAGCTTCATCGGTCGCTCTTAGCCATCTAAGATTCAAGCCACGAAGAACAAATTAAAGGGGAAGCATAAATTATGCCAAGAGACAGTAACCAATTTTCTTTTGGTGGAATCTCCAGACCAAATGAAATTTCTGATACTTCTGACAAGATTTTTAATAAGGGAAAGTGACCATTTATGCGCAAAAGCTATAAATAAGCATTCCTTGAATGATAGATCTCACAAGCTGCACACGACCCGTGATGGAAAGCTTGACACCTTTCCATGAGACAACTTTTGAATGATTCTGCTTGCTATAGGTTGAAGATGTGACTTTCAGGGCCTTCCACTAAAAATAGGAATCTGTAGGTAATTATTGATGTTGATTCTTCAAGAAGCTACCAtagatctaacaaaaaaatatgatttatccAAACTTTTAGAGAAGTTGTCATAAATAtaacaaccaaaaaaaatacttaaagagAGGAAGGAAGAAATGCGGATTCAAATTTCTCCaactaacattttaataaaattaataattaatatttattaataaaagaaagagtACCCAATGATAACAAAGCAAGTATAGACAAATTTTTTATCCAACTACTATTCGTGCCTAGCCAGCTTGGATGCCATCCCTAATAAGCCAGGATATCATACCTAGTCGGAGGAAGAAATGGTGTCACTCGCTCTCATAGCAAATCAAGACCaaattcacatattttttttaaaaaaaataaattaaagaccaAATTCAtcaatacaaaattacaaagaccTTGGCTACTtttgatagaaaatataaaatctaaaaatacatttttaaaaaatggcaaTTTAGCCACACAAACACAGCTGAAATACAAGGATAACTTAAAGCTATAGCtccatatataattaattaagtggTGCTAGCTAATGATTTCGTAGAGCCACTGCACACATAACAATGAGCAAAACGAAGAGAACCACGGCAACGAACGATGCCACCACTGCTCCACTAATCTCTTGGCAGAAATCACCAAATTGGTTGCAGATGGCAAGCCAATTCGAATCCTGATTGCCATTGTGTGCTAAGTACACTATGGCAGTAGCAGCGGCAGCACTAGAAGTTGCTAGAGTCAGGAACACCTGTAATGATGCTAAAATGTATGAGTAATGTTAATTAGTATTTTACACCataaatcattaattatatcacttttattttattctcgtATAAGGTTTAGGTCTAGGACGGTATAAATATTACATCAAAGCTTGATGTATTGTTGAAATGTAAAATAgacttttattcatttattcttAATGCTATTATAAGCCTTTGTtactttactttttaattaagtttattatcaaatttattcTAGCTACTTttggattttataaaaaaaaatcatttttaatttttttacagttattttatattaaaaagaacaaagttAATTAACAgtgttttttcaaattaaatattaagttaaatattCGTTAAATCAGAGATTAAATCGATACTTAcagttttaaaaactaaaataaatatttactcattaaaaatatcattaggcAAACAGTTCagtaattgaatatttatttaataaattctaaTCAAATTAAAACTACTTATTCATAAATTTCAATTCACAATGAACATGTTATTGaagtaagataaaaaaaagaaacttattttgataagtttattttatataaaattattaagcaCAATAATCTAAATAAAACTAGTAGAAATTAATGTCTTTTACAACTGCAGATGAACTTTTCAAATTAATGCTCCCTTGCTCAATTTGGTTCATTTAATTACGTAAAGTTATCTTTTTGTACTCGCccataaacatatataatttaccTTTTGTATCCCATAGCTATactatatatcaaaagaaaaaaaaatgatattattagagAGCCTACACAGTGTCTAGGATAATGAGGAAAAGTCTTGGTTCATTTAATTAcgtaaaattatctttttgtaCTTGCCCATAAACATAATTTACCTTTTGTATCCCATAGCTATAttatatatcaaaagaaaaaaaaatgatattattagagAGCCTACAGTGTCTAGGATAATGAGGAAAAGTCTTGGTCCAGCGGCATGGGGACGTATAATAGTGACTATAGAGAAAGGTAGAGATAGGACTAGGTAGCCACCAACAAATGCCATAGCAATCACAAAAAACCTGCATTAATTCATTGCATGGAATATGTTAATTATAACATGAAAGTTTACAACAACAATAAAGTCTTGTATTCCATTAGATAAGGTAGATTATGTGAATTATTACATGAAGCCGTTCgacattattaaaaatcaaaattttataaataatgtgaAAGTTTATTAAGAAAACAAGATTAATTTGAGAGAGTCACATACTGGAAAGTAGAAAAACTATCATAGCTAGCCTCAAACTGGAAGAACTGAGTGAAGAAAGGGAGCGTCTCATCACTTGTTGCCATGGTGGCAGCAGCACCAAGAGCAGATGCAATAGCACCCAACCTTAGAATAAAGTCTAGTATGGCTACCCCTTTCTTCCACCCTCCTTCTGGCCTTGGGGGTGCACCTGGAACTTTTCTAATTCCATTCGCAATACTATTAATCTTGCTTGATTCTGCAGGGACATCAATGGTGGTTGACATTTTTGGCTTTTGAAATTGAGATGTTGGTAGGTAAATAATGCCCCAAGTAGTAGTAGTGCTCTCAATGTACAAGATAATGTAAATTGGGAAAATTGTGATACAATAGGTTTGATGCTAGCTTAAGCTTATATATACATCGTGATAGAAATCATAGAATTGaagtcaaatataaaataagtttagtGGAAGCAAGGGGGAGTCGTTAtcactttaatttaattatttagaaaCTCGTTTTTTCTATAGCAAGGTGATATACGGAGGTGGGGGAGATCGACAGAAAAATCCAGTCAAACATACATAGTACTACTTAAtcaactttctttaattttttaattttccctCTACTTTTTggttatatatttcttttttgtgtaTACTTTTTGGTTATATGATGTTAATGGAAATGGTTGTCATGTGGGTTGACTTAGCTCTttccttaaatataatttgcaggacatgaaatatgggGACTTAGCTCTAATTgatcaacttttgtttttttgcgtTTGCAGTTTGATATATAGGTCTTACTACCTAAGTATCTTTAGCATATtgattaaggaattaaaaaaaatatttattatataaattatagaaaaaaaagtagtaaaaattatgaataacataattttccgtctctcaaataaaatatttttacttcaaATTCGTTAATCAATATGTTTTGCACTGATTAACATTTGTTTCGGTATATTATGACAATTAATGGACTGTCATGGATTTTGACAATCTCTTTCTGAAATATATTTtgcattaaatcaaattaaagcgTACGTGCATTGTCATACTTAATCAACTTTCTTTCCTGCTCTTATGTTTTGGTAAGTATACATACATGACAATCATGCAAATTGTTGTCATGTGGTTTGACTATctctttttaaagtaatttacaTGAAATCAAAGCgtgttcttttttaaaaaaataaaaaattccacCACCTAATCAGCTAACCTACTTTCTGTAGTAAAATCAAGCCATGCAACCCAAAAAATAACGTAGAAATTGTTCCTATCTCTGTTTTTTATATGtcattttaaaagaaagttcttttgtttgtttatttatttagaggATATTTTATAcagatttattatttatttatgaaaacaacattaattataaatttttaattatacctttgtttttaattctatctttaattgtaaattttcaATTCCAGGATGAGAACAATTGCAGAGAAATTCTAACAACTCACCATTATTTCTCTCTAAGACATTttattataatgataaaaaaatatcagaactcacaaaattataagttaaatttatttaataggaAATAAGACTTGTATTATTTCGTGtgttctaataaattttagttaagtgaaaaattaatgtttttctaattaattgtaacggtaattaaagaaaatattgcacgaataaatgagagagaaatttattaattaataagaaaaattataaagaaattaaatttcacaaaaaatgaaaagtaattttaaaataaatgaaaatattaattatatctcTTTGTCATTACCTTAAATAACCAATGAAAACATAGATAATGctagaaaaaaatgtaataattatattgatatcCTTATGTTGACTTTGCCATTATCCTTGTGATGATATAGAATTGAAGCATGGGATTGGTTTCGTATGATTACAGaatcaataaataattgtaaaaaaaaaattgtggttaATGTAACAGAAATTGTAAATGaactagtattttaaaattttaatctatgcaaggtaaatatttatttagattattataattataatccataataaataaatgtttttaaatgatatatggttatttttaaattgaggtaatttttttttaaaggaaattgAGATAGTTAGATGGTCAAGAAAAAtcaagtatataaaaaaaatgaaaaaagagtaATTTGAAATAACTGagaaatatatattgtttggCTAGTCGCATATAAAGTGTGTGAAATGTACTTCtcaagaagagaaaagagataGTGCTGATAATCTTTATCGAATATATTTAGTTGGGAGAATACAGATCGAACGGTTTTACTTTTCAAATTAGAGATTTCAATTTATTGTACTGAAATTAATAGATGATGTATCTGAGGTGATCGGATTAGAATTAGTATTAATGCAGTTGGACACActatcaaaattttgaaattgtaattataattaattatcattagataataatttatatcctTAGTCACTCtcattaaaatgatttaattccTATTTATCAGTATTCAATTCTTCGTATGGCTAAATCGAATCTCTCTcgaaaggaatttttttttcaagttctaAGTACGtttagttataatatttttcttgttaaaatgTCATTCGTAATAATAaactaaacaaataattaacatttattcataaaaaaatattaactttgtTGATGAATATAATCTttgttaaagaatttaattaaccATTTTAGTAGaatttctcttaattatttttttatccacaaaattcaaatatgattttgtttaagaaaatgAAGCTTAATACCACTCAAAACAAGCTATATTATACtacaaaatatattgataattgaTATGAACAGAGAAACAGGGCACAACGCAGAAATTAcaaaaggaaagagaagaagCATTAAACCAAAATACTTGGAGGATTATGTGGCAAAATAATCCTAGTAAGCATCAAGAGCCAGGTCAGCACCATCTAGAAGCATTTCTCCAAAGATCCTAGACCGTTAGAAAGGATTCTCAGCATTTTTCTAGCTTTCCTTCAAGGCATAAAAGCCAAAAACCGTTAGAATTGtatcttctttttcattctaGAATTTATATGAAAAGGCTTACAAATAGAGGATTATGTAATTCTGATGGATAGTGAATAATACAAGCAATTTTCCCTTCCTTTTCCTTACTCTTCTGGAGGTCCCTAGAACCTCGAATTCTAGGCTAAGTGCAGGGTCACAACaacttggtgctttcattgagcaCTCCAAGCATGGCAGACTCAACCCGTTCGAAAACCACCTTGGATCGACTGGAGGAAGCTCTTGCCAAGCTTACTTCAAGTCACCTGCACATCACCGGCAAACTCGATGACCTCCTCAATCGCGTGGCGGTTCTGGAGAATACCCCTCACCACACTCCTTCACCTTCATCTTCTTCGACGAACCCTGCAATACAAACCCACCCAATTCAGCCCCACAGACTCAAGTTGGACGTACCTCGGTTTGATGGCACGGACCCATCCGGCTGGGTATTCAAGATTTCCCAGTTCTTTGAATACCACTCCGTCTTTTTATATGGACGGACCCGCGCTTGCCTGGTTCCAGTGGATGGCAAGAAACCACCAGCTACCCACATGGACCGGCTTCTTGCAAGCAATTGAAGCTAGGTTTGCTCAGTCCCCTTACGAGGATCCCACAGGCCAGTTATTCAAATTAACACAAAAAGGATCAGTAAGCGATTACCTTACGCAGTTTGAAGCCTTGGCGAATCGAATCACAGGTCTATCCCCTTCCTCGCTCCTCAGCTGTTTCATTTCCAGGCTTGACCCTGCTATTCGCCGTGAAGTCCAAGCATTGCAACCTCTGACAATGGTGCACGCCGCCGGCTTGGCCCGTCTCCAGGAGGAAAAGTTTCAGGACTTTTCCCATCCCACTTGCATCCGCCCCTCCTTTCCTTCTTCCCCACCCACTCTGCTTTCCCTCTCGACCCCCTCACCTCCCTCACCCTTGCCGTTACTTCCTTCCCCCGCAAAGCCACCTCCTCTACCTGTCAAGCGCTT
This region includes:
- the LOC114394075 gene encoding casparian strip membrane protein 4-like, producing the protein MSTTIDVPAESSKINSIANGIRKVPGAPPRPEGGWKKGVAILDFILRLGAIASALGAAATMATSDETLPFFTQFFQFEASYDSFSTFQFFVIAMAFVGGYLVLSLPFSIVTIIRPHAAGPRLFLIILDTVFLTLATSSAAAATAIVYLAHNGNQDSNWLAICNQFGDFCQEISGAVVASFVAVVLFVLLIVMCAVALRNH